One genomic region from Pogoniulus pusillus isolate bPogPus1 chromosome 40, bPogPus1.pri, whole genome shotgun sequence encodes:
- the THRA gene encoding thyroid hormone receptor alpha produces MEQKPSTLDPLSEPEDTRWLDGKRKRKSSQCLVKSSMSGYIPSYLDKDEQCVVCGDKATGYHYRCITCEGCKGFFRRTIQKNLHPTYSCKYDGCCVIDKITRNQCQLCRFKKCISVGMAMDLVLDDSKRVAKRKLIEENRERRRKEEMIKSLQHRPNPSAEEWELIHVVTEAHRSTNAQGSHWKQKRKFLPEDIGQSPMASMPDGDKVDLEAFSEFTKIITPAITRVVDFAKKLPMFSELPCEDQIILLKGCCMEIMSLRAAVRYDPESETLTLSGEMAVKREQLKNGGLGVVSDAIFDLGKSLSAFNLDDTEVALLQAVLLMSSDRTGLICVEKIEKCQETYLLAFEHYINYRKHNIPHFWPKLLMKVTDLRMIGACHASRFLHMKVECPTELFPPLFLEVFEDQEV; encoded by the exons ATGGAACAGAAGCCCAGCACCCTGGACCCGCTGTCGGAGCCAGAGGACACCCG GTGGCTGGATGGGAAGCGCAAAAGAAAGAGCAGCCAATGTTTGGTGAAGAGCAGCATGTCAG GGTACATCCCTAGTTACCTGGACAAAGATGAACAGTGTGTGGTGTGCGGGGACAAGGCCACAGGCTACCACTACCGCTGCATCACCTGCGAGGGCTGCAAG GGCTTTTTCCGTCGGACCATCCAGAAGAACCTGCACCCGACCTACTCCTGCAAGTACGATGGGTGCTGCGTCATCGACAAGATCACCCGCAaccagtgccagctctgccgCTTCAAGAAGTGCATCTCCGTGGGCATGGCCATGGATT TGGTGCTGGATGACTCGAAGCGGGTAGCGAAGCGAAAGCTGATCGAGGAGAACCGGGAGCGGCGGCGCAAGGAGGAGATGATCAAGTCCCTGCAGCATCGCCCCAACCCCAGCGCCGAGGAGTGGGAGCTGATCCACGTGGTGACGGAGGCTCACCGCAGCACCAACGCCCAGGGCAGCCACTGGAAGCAGAAGCGGAAATTCCTG cccgaGGACATCGGACAGTCGCCCATGGCCTCCATGCCCGACGGGGACAAAGTCGACCTGGAGGCGTTCAGCGAGTTTACAAAGATCATCACCCCGGCCATCACCCGCGTGGTCGACTTTGCCAAAAAACTGCCCATGTTTTCGGAG ctgccttgtgAAGATCAGATCATCCTGCTGAAGGGCTGCTGCATGGAGATCATGTCCCTGCGGGCGGCTGTGCGCTACGACCCCGAGAGCGAGACGCTGACGCTGAGCGGGGAGATGGCAGTCAAGCGAGAGCAGCTCAAGAACGGAGGCCTCGGCGTCGTCTCCGATGCCATCTTCGACCTGGGcaagtccctctctgccttcaaCCTGGATGACACCGAGGtggccctgctccaggctgtgctgctcatgTCCTCAG ACCGGACGGGGCTGATCTGCGTGGAGAAGATCGAGAAGTGCCAGGAGACCTACCTGCTGGCCTTCGAGCACTACATCAACTACCGCAAACACAACATTCCCCACTTCTGGCCCAAGCTGCTGATGAAGGTGACAGACCTGCGGATGATCGGCGCCTGCCACGCCAGCCGCTTCCTGCACATGAAGGTGGAGTGTCCCACCGAgctcttcccccctctcttcctCGAGGTCTTCGAGGACCAGGAGGTGTAG
- the NR1D1 gene encoding LOW QUALITY PROTEIN: nuclear receptor subfamily 1 group D member 1 (The sequence of the model RefSeq protein was modified relative to this genomic sequence to represent the inferred CDS: deleted 1 base in 1 codon) codes for MAAPETGSTGGVISYVGSSGTSPNRTSPVSLCSDSSNSSSQSGSQPFPTYFPPSPTGSLQDSRAYGGGSLVPHEDGSPSSSSSSSSASSYGSSVNFPGVQQVPVDERRRSSPSKAGSTVTKLNGMVLLCKVCGDVASGFHYGVHACEGCKGFFRRSIQQNIQYKKCLKNENCSIVRINRNRCQQCRFKKCLLVGMSRDAVRFGRIPKREKQRMLAEMQSAMSMGSVPPAMPSPGEGPAPGGVRAPPPPPGPPPLAPAACFSQFPQQLTPPRSPSPGGATEDVIAQVAKAHKEIFVYAHDKLGPPPPPCDSGGLMRWDAPPAWTPGPPEPRLCPPAYPEPPMRGCPWPRSTKDVLPACPMNSHLPGRSGRSVQEIWEDFSLSFTPAVREVVEFAKHIPGFQALSQHDQVTLLKAGTFEVLMVRFASLFDVKEQTVTFMSRTKYSLEELWGMGMGDLLSSMFEFSEKLSALELSDEELGLFTAVVLVSADRSGMEDTASVEQLQETLIRALRALVLKTHPAETSRFTKLLLKLPDLRTLNNLHSEKLLSFRIDAQ; via the exons ATGGCCGCCCCCGAGACCGGCAGCACAG GCGGTGTGATCAGCTACGTGGGCTCCAGCGGCACCTCGCCCAACCGCACCAGCCCTGTCTCGCTCTGCAGCGACAGCTccaacagcagctcccagtccggctcccagcccttccccacctACTTTCCTCCGTCGCCCACCGGCTCCCTTCAGGATTCCCGCGCCTATGGCGGGGGCTCGCTGGTCCCCCATGAGGATGGCTccccttcatcctcctcctcttcctcctccgcCTCATCGTACGGCTCCTCGGTGAACTTCCCTGGAGTGCAGCAGGTCCCCGTGGATGAGCGGCGCCGCAGCTCTcccagcaaagctggcagcactgTCACCA AGCTGAACgggatggtgctgctctgcaaggtcTGCGGGGACGTCGCCTCTGGCTTCCACTACGGCGTCCACGCGTGCGAGGGCTGCAAG GGCTTCTTCCGCCGCAGCATCCAGCAGAACATTCAGTACAAGAAGTGCCTCAAGAACGAGAACTGCTCCATCGTCCGCATCAACCGCAACCGCTGCCAGCAGTGCCGCTTCAAGAAGTGCCTGCTGGTTGGCATGTCCCGCGACG CGGTGCGCTTCGGGCGCATCCCCAAGCGGGAGAAGCAGCGAATGCTGGCGGAGATGCAGAGCGCCATGAGCATGGGCAGCGTCCCACCGGCCATGCCCAGCCCCGGCGAGGGTCCAGCACCGGGCGGCGTCCGCGCACCGCCACCGCCCCCCGGCCCTCCACCGCTCGCCCCCGCCGCCTGCTTCTCCCAGTTCCCGCAGCAGCTGACA CCCCCCCGCTCGCCCAGCCCCGGGGGGGCCACCGAGGACGTCATCGCGCAGGTGGCCAAGGCACACAAGGAGATCTTCGTCTACGCGCACGACAAgctgggacccccccccccgccctgcgACAGCGGCGGCCTCATGCGCTGGGATGCGCCCCCCGCCTGGACCCCCGGTCCCCCTGAACCCCGACTCTGCCCCCCCGCCTACCCGGAGCCCCCGATGCGGGGCTGCCCCTGGCCCCGTAGCACCAAGGACGTCCTGCCG GCCTGCCCCATGAACAGCCACTTGCCCGGCCGCAGCGGGCGCTCGGTGCAGGAGATCTGGGAGGatttctccctcagcttcacccCTGCCGTCCGAGAGGTCGTCGAGTTCGCCAAGCACATTCCCGGCTTCCAGGCCCTCTCTCAGCACGATCAGGTCACCCTGCTCAAGGCTGGCACCTTCGAG GTGCTGATGGTTCGCTTCGCCTCGCTCTTCGACGTGAAGGAGCAGACGGTGACCTTCATGAGCAGGACGAAGTACagcctggaggagctgtggggcATGGGCATGGGCGACCTGCTCAGCTCCATGTTCGAGTTCAGCGAGAAGCTCAGCGCCCTGGAGCTCAGCGacgaggagctggggctcttcaccGCCGTGGTGCTGGTCTCGGCAG ACCGCTCGGGGATGGAGGACACTGCGTcggtggagcagctgcaggagaccCTGATCCGTGCCCTGCGGGCGCTGGTGCTCAAGACGCACCCGGCCGAGACCTCCAGGttcaccaagctgctgctgaagctgccagACCTGCGCACCCTCAACAACCTCCACTCCGAGAAGCTGCTCTCTTTCCGCATCGACGCCCAGTag